The following is a genomic window from Geoalkalibacter halelectricus.
CGCAGCTGGCCCTGTCGCTGCTCGGCTAAAGAGAAGCACGTTAGGCTCTTCGGGGGACCTTCGGGTCCCCCGTTTTTCCCTTTACGCCAGGAAAACGGGGGTGGGTCATGAAAGTTGAGGCAGTTGCCGCGCAACAATTATTTCCTCAGGGGCCGGGCCAGGCGGGGTTCGATCAAGCCGGCGAGAGTCGACGCGCCGATGCAGCCGTAGTCGAGGCAAAGCCCGTGGAGAAGGTCGTCGAACCGCAGGTGGACTCCGTCGAATTGCTCAATCGCATCAAGGAACTGACGGACAACGGTGCCTACAGCGTGCGCTTTGAGAAAAACCAGGACATCAATGATGTGGTGGTGAAGCTGGTCGACTCTAAAACCGGCGATATCATCCGTCAGATCCCCGCCGAGGAGTTGCTGGGGCTCAATAAGCAGCTCAAGGATCTGCGCGCGGTGATGATCAGCAAGCAGGGGTAGAAACCTGGGGTTGCGGGACGTGGGACGTGGGACGCGTCTGAGCCCTGGTGGCACAATCCAACCTAAAACGCGGGTGAACGCGGATTTGGCGGGATGGAAGTGAACGATCCTTGATGAGGGCGGTCGCTGCTGTTGCGCTATTCGTGCGTCCGCTTTCCTTCAGCCTTTTCCCCTCCTGAAAAATCGAAAAACCCCATTAGGATTCGGCGGGTCATGTTTCGTCTAACCCACAATCTCGTTCAACCCTTCGATAACCTCGGCCAGGTCTTCCGGGCTGGCTTGGGCGAGCTTCTTACCGATTCGTTCGACAGAGAGCGTGCGCACCTGGCTGATCTTGACCCAGGATTTTTTCGGCAGGCCGGTAGCGGGGAGTTCCAGCGTCAGGGGGAAGCCGGCACGCTGTGGCCGGCTGGTGATCGCCATGGCGATGACCGTGCCGGAGCGTTCGTTGAAAACATCCGCGCTGATGATGAGT
Proteins encoded in this region:
- a CDS encoding flagellar protein FlaG — encoded protein: MKVEAVAAQQLFPQGPGQAGFDQAGESRRADAAVVEAKPVEKVVEPQVDSVELLNRIKELTDNGAYSVRFEKNQDINDVVVKLVDSKTGDIIRQIPAEELLGLNKQLKDLRAVMISKQG
- a CDS encoding type II toxin-antitoxin system PemK/MazF family toxin yields the protein MAGILRGDIRWADLNPTRGNEQAGLRPVLIISADVFNERSGTVIAMAITSRPQRAGFPLTLELPATGLPKKSWVKISQVRTLSVERIGKKLAQASPEDLAEVIEGLNEIVG